The Thermovibrio guaymasensis genomic interval AACTTCGTTTCCCTTACCATTGCTATGGAACTTATGACTATGCCGACTTACCTTATGGTTCTCTTTTCCTTTGATGAAAAGTCAATTGAAGCTGGTGTAAAGTACTTCTTTAACGGAGCTCTTGCCGTTGGTTTTATACTCTTTGGAGTCTCAATTCTCTATGGATTGACAGGGGAGTTTACCTTTAGAGCTCTCGTTGAGAACCTCTTCAGTGATCCCCTCGTGGCCCTTGCAGGAATTTTTATACTTGCAGGGTTTGGCTTTAAAATTACTGCCTTTCCCTTTCACTTCTGGGGACCAGACGTTTACGATGGAACCTGTCCAGGAGTTGCTGCCCTTTTAACAGGTATTTCAAAGAGTGCTGCCTTTATAGGTCTTATGAGAGTTGTCTTTGAAGCAATTCCTGTTGTTGCTCCTCACTTTAGTTTTATCTTTGCCCTTATCGCTGCAGTTACTATGACTGTTGGAAACTTACTTGCCCTTGCCCAAAAGAGGGTTTCAAGGATCCTTGCTTACTCTTCTGTTGCCCATGCTGGATATACGCTGGTGGCTTTTGCAGCCCTTTCAGTTCCTGTGAGTATTACAGGAATTCTTTACCACTCTGCAGCTTACGCCTTTATGAAGACTGCAGCTTTTCTATCCTTTGCCGCTCTCCTCTACATCTGGGGTGCAAGGACGATGGATGACTATAAAGGGCTCGGTAAAAGGGAACCCATCCTTGCCGCCCTCTTCCTTATTTTCCTCCTTTCCCTTGCAGGGGTTCCTCCTATGGCGGGATTTATAAGTAAGGTATTCGTATTTACAGCTGCTGTAGATGCTGGTATGACGTGGCTTGCTCTCTTAGGTCTCCTTAACAGTGCCTTTTCCGTTGCTTACTACATCTGGATTGCAAAGCAGATGTACCTGGAGGAGCCAACAATTGAAAAGCCGATTAATGACACAAGTAGGCTATGGGTAGTTATTCCTCTGGCTGTCATGGCCGTTATCTTGATAGTTCTCGGTATCTATATTAACCCCGTTGTTGATGCATCCCTACACTACGCAGCAAAGGTCGGATTTTAAAGGGCTCCCTTTAAGGGAGTTCCCTTCAGCTATAATTTCCCTATTAACAATTCCCTTTAAGGAGCAGTTGTGGATTTGTTAGTTAAAGAACTCTACGAACTTCCCGTTGGAGCTCCATTTTCCGGAACTTACGTCGTTGAGCATGTTGAGATAAAGAAGCACAGAACCGGAGAGCCCTTCTTAAGGTTAGTCCTTTCGGATAAATCGGGTTCCTTTACTGCCCTTTGGTGGAAGCCTCCAGCTGATGCAGACCTTACCCAGTTTCAAAAGGGCGATGTGGTTTTCGTGTCCGGGAGGATTGAATACTTTCAAGGAACCCTCCAGCCCAAGTTAACAGAAATTAAGAAGTTAAAAGAGGGAGACTTTAAGCCCGATAAGTTTATCTGTCAGAGTAGGTACCCTATTGAGGAGCAGTTTGAGGAGCTCCTAAACAAAATTGAGACTATAAAGAACCCGTACCTTAAAGTTCTCCTCGAAAAGTTCTTCTACGATGACCAGTTCGTTGAGCTCTTTTTAAGAACTCCTGCTGGAAAGACGATACACCACGCCTGTATAGGCGGTCTCCTTGAGCATACTCTCTCAGTCGTTGAAATCTGTGAAACTGTGGCAAAAAGGTTTAAAAGCATTGATAGAGACCTATTGATAACTGCTGCAATACTTCACGATATTGGGAAAGTTCGTGAGTACTCCGTTAATGTAACTATTGAGAGGACTGATGAAGGACTGTTACTTGGTCACCTGTACATGAGCTGCGAGATGGTTGCCTTTAAGATTTCCGAAATAGATAACTTCCCGGAGGATTTAAAAACTAAACTCCTCCACTGTATTCTGGCCCACCACGGTAAGTACGAGCACGGTTCTCCTAAGATGCCTAAGACCCTTGAGGCAGTAACCCTTGCCTATGCAGATGCTCTTGACTCAAGGGTTAAGGGTTTTGAAGAGTTTATAGAGAAGCAGCTCGGGAATCAGAAGGGGTGGACCCGCCGCCACTTTGCATTTGAAGTTCCAATTTTCTTTGACGGGGAGATAAACTATGAAGAAGAAGGGACTAACCTATAAGGATGCCGGCGTTGATATAGAGGCCGGAGAGAGGCTCGTTGACCTTATTAAACCTTACGCTAAGAAGACTTTTGACAAGAACGTTCTTGCCGGAATAGGTGGGTTTGGTGCCGGTTACCTCTTACCTAAAGGTTATAAGGAGCCAGTTTTAGTCTCTGGGACGGACGGCGTTGGAACGAAGTTGAAAGTTGCCCAGATGGCAAACGTTCACGATACCGTTGGTATTGACCTTGTTGCAATGTGCGTTAACGATATCCTGACTGTTGGAGCAAAGCCCCTCTTCTTCCTTGATTACTTTGCCACCGGAAAGCTCTCCGTCGAAACTGCTGCAGACGTTATAAGGGGAATCGCAAAAGGTTGCGAGATTGCAGGGTGTTCCCTTATCGGCGGAGAAACTGCAGAGATGCCCGACTTCTACCCTGAGGGAGAGTATGACCTAGCAGGCTTTGTTGTAGGAATAGTTGATAGGGGTTCTTACATAACCGGCCAGGATATAGAAGAGGGAGATGTAATACTTGGCCTTTCTTCAAGCGGAATTCACAGTAACGGCTACTCCTTGGTAAGGAAGCTCTTCTTTGAAGTCCTCAACTTAAAGGTAGACGACGTTGTTGAGGAGCTTGGAGGTAAAAAGGTTTATGAAGTTCTCCTTGAGCCTACGAGGATTTACGTAAAGAGTATCCTCTCACTGATTGATCAAGTTAGGGTTAAAGGTATGGCACACATAACCGGTGGGGGAATTCCGGGTAACCTAGTTAGAGTCCTTCCTGAAGGGGTTAAGGCGGTTATCGAGAAAGGCTCTTGGGAAATCCTACCAATTTTTAAGTTCATTCAGGAGAAGGGTAACGTTCCTGAAGAGGAGATGTTTAGGACCTTCAATATGGGTGTAGGCTATGCTGTCATAGTTTCGCCTGAGGATGAGGTTAGGGCTAAGGAAATCCTGGAGAGGGCCGGGGAGAAGGTCTATACGATAGGAAGGATAGAGAGAGGGGAGAGGGGAGTAGAGATTAGATGAAGAGAATAGCGATTTTAGCTTCAGGAAGGGGCAGTAACTTTGAGGCTATAGTTAAGGCGGTTAAAAGCGGTAAGATAGACGCTGAGGTTTCAGTCCTAATTGTTGATAGGAAGAAGATAGGTGCTATAGAGAAGGCCGAGAAGTTAGGGGTTAACTGGCTATTTTTTGACCCGTCCTCCTTTCCAAGTAGGGAGGAGTACGATAGGAAGATAGTTTCTGTTTTAAGGTACTTAAACGTAGATCTGGTTTGTTTGGCTGGTTATATGAAAGTCGTTTCTTCAGTTTTCATAGAGGCTTTTCCAAATAGGATTTTGAACATTCATCCCTCTTTACTTCCCTCGTTTCCAGGTTTAAAACCCCACTGGCAGGCTATTACTTACGGAGTTAAAATTTCCGGAGCTACAGTTCACATAGTTGATAAGGGAGTAGACACCGGTCCTATAGTTATTCAATGTGTCGTACCAGTTTCTCCTGAGGATACTCCTGAGACCCTATCTGAGAAAATCCTTAAGTGGGAGCACAGAATCTACCCTCAGGCTGTAAAGTGGTTCGTTGACAGTAGGGTTAAGGTTGATGGAAGGAAAGTTACTGTTGAAGGAGCCGATTACAGTAAACTCCCCGTAGTTCCAGCCTTAGAGGACTTTTAAATGGAAGTTATAAAATTAAAAAACGGCTTAAAAGTTCTTATTAAACATGAAAAAGGCTATCCAGTTATTGCAGGCTCTCTTTTCTTCCCTCTAGGCTGTTCTAAGGATAGGGTTGGAGGAATAACTCTCTTAACCTTGAGAACGGCTTTTAAAGGTTCTTTGAACTACTCTCCTTTAGAATTTTCAAGGATTCAAGAGAGTACTGGCTCTCCCTTCGTTCCTGACGTTTCCTGTGACTACTCCCTAGTTAAGTTTCAGCTCGTTTCAAAGGGAAGAGAAAGGTACTTTCAACTTTTAGTTGAAACCCTTGAAAAGCCGGGGTTTAGGGAGGAGAGTTTTCAAGTAGAGAAGTCCTCCTTGATTGCTTCAATTCGCTCAAAGAGAGAGAGCTCCTTTGCCCTTGCCTATGAAGAAGTTATGAAGAGGACTTACTCGGGCCACCCTTATTCAAAGTTACCCTACGGAACCGTTGAAAGTGTCTCTTCCCTTGGGCTTGACGATTTAAAGGTTTGGTTTTCAGAAAACTTCATCCCTGAAGGTTCTATCCTCTCTCTCTGTGGAGAGCTTAAGGGGATAGAGAAGGTATTGGTAGAGTTTGAAGATTTTGAAACTAAACCGGTTAAACTGAACTACTTTGACTGTCAAATGGCTGAGTCCTCTGAGAGCGTGATAAAGAGAGAAGGTTCTCAGCAGAATTTTATTCTCGTTGCCCTTAATGCACCTTCTGTAGAGGGTGAGGATTACCCAACCTACAAGCTCCTTAACACAATTTTGGGAGAAGGAATAGGTTCCCTCCTATTTCAGGAGCTCAGGGAAAAGAGAGGATACGCCTACTCAACCGGTTCTCTTTTTCCTACCAGGAAGAGTAGCGGGAGGTTACTGGTCTACATAGGGACTTCTCCAGATAAGGAGGAGGAAGTTAAGAGGGAGCTCCACTTCCTTCTTGATAACCTTCCTGAATTTATAACTGATGAAAGGATTAGGAGGGCAAAAGAGTACTTTAAAGGCTCCTATCTCCTTGACCACGAACTTCGTTCAAAGAGGGCCTGGTACAACGGTTTCTGGGAGGTTCTAGGTAAAGGTTATGGTTACGATAGAGAGTTTGTAGAGAGGGTTCTTTCAGCAGATAGGGAAGAGCTCCTTAGAGCTGCTGGTGAGCTCTCAAAGAGCCCAAGGTTTACGGTGGTAGTTAAGGATGGGTAGGAAAGTTCTCATTGTAAGTGCCTGCTTAGTTGGGTTTAACTGTAAGTACAACGGAGGTAACAACTCCTGTTCTCTCCTTGAAGAGGCCTTCAGTAAGGGGCTTTTAATTCCCCTTTGTCCCGAGCAGTTAGGGGGTCTTCCAACTCCAAGGCCTCCCTCTAAGATAACCGATGGCGACGGTTTTTTGGTCCTTGAAGGGAAAGCTAGAGTTCTTACTGTTGATGGAACTTGCCTTGACGTCACCGATAACTTCCTAAGGGGGGCTTACGAAACTTTAAGGGCAGCGGAGAAGCTGGGAGAGAGGGTAGTTGCCTGCGTTTTAAAGGAAAAGAGTCCCTCTTGTGGAGTGAGGAAAATCTATAGGTTTAGTGAAGACTCTCTTAAGGATGGTATGGGAGTAACGGCTGCACTTTTAAAGTCAAAAGGGTTTAAAATTCTATCTTCAGATGATACAGAAACTATAAAAGAAATCTTAAGGGAGCTTAGATGAGTAGACTTCCAAAACTAAACATAAAAGGTTTGGTTCCTAAGTACCCGATAATTCAAGGTGGTATGGGAGCAAAGGTCTCTCTCCACAGACTTGCCTCTGCAGTTGCTAACGCAGGAGGAATAGGAGTAATATCTGCCGTCCTTCTCCACGAGAAGGATCGCTCAAAACCTATGAAAACTACCTGTAAAGGAATTCCCGTTGAGGAAGTCGGTTTAAAACCCTACCACTACGCCCACGAACTTGCCCAAGAGATTAAGAAAGCTAAGGAGCTTGCTCCTAATGGGATAATCGGCGTTAACATTATGTACGCCCTTACCCACTTTTACGAACTCCTTATGACTGCTATAGATGCAGGGGCAGACCTTATTATTCAAGGTGCAGGTTTTGGAAAGGATGTTTTTAAGATCTGTAATACTTTTGATATGCCGCTAATTGAGATTGTCTCTACCCCTAAAGGCGCAAAACTCTCAGAGAGATTGGGTGCTGCTGCTGTGATAGTTGAGAGTGGCGAGGCTGGGGGACACCTTGGAACAATGGAGAGTTTGTGGGACGTTCTCCCGAAGATAGTTGAGTCGGTTAACATTCCCGTAATAGCTGCCGGTGGAATATTTGACGGTAAAGATATGGCAAGGGCTTTTGAAATTGGAGCAAAGGGCGTTCAAATTGCAACAAGGTTTATTGCTACTTACGAGTGTGACGTTCATCAGAACTTTAAAGATTACATAATTAAGGCAAAGGCTGAGGACTCAATTTACATAAAGAGTCCCGTTGGAATGCCCGCCCATGCGGTTAGGAACCCGTTTACTGAGAGGTTGGAGAGGGAAGGTAAGATTCCCCATAAGTGTCCCTTCAACTGTCTCAAGACCTGTTCTGGGGAGGATTCAATCTACTGTATAGCTGAGGTTCTCCTTCGCTCGGCCGCCGGGGATACTGAGAAGGGACTTGTATTCTCTGGAAGTAACGTTGGAAGAGTTAATAGGATGTACTCGGTGAAAGAGTTAATTGAGGAACTTGTTAGAGAGTGTGAAGAGGAGCTTAAGAGAAAGAACCTAAACTTTGGGGAGGAAGTATGAGGAAGCTAATTCTCCTTATTCCTTTGAGCTTAATAGCTTTTAGCTGTGTTCAAAATCAACCAAACACTAACGTTAGTCAGCTTCAGTCAAAGGTACAGGAGTTAAGCGTAAAGGTTGACTCTACCGATAAGAAAGTTTCCTCTCTAGAGGAGAGAGTTGCAAAGCTTGAAGATAAGACAGCTGCAAACGAGGAGCAGATCTATCAGATAAAGAAGGACTTGGAGGAGATAAAAAAGACCCTTTCCCAAATAACAGTATCCTCTCAACCGTACCCTTCAGGTGAAAAGGGAAAGTCTAAAAGGCAGGCCGTTGTTCAGTACGGTCCTAAGGACCTTTACAGGGAAGCCTTTAACGCTATGGAAGCCGGAGATTTTGATAGGGCAAAGGAGCTCTTCCAGCAGCTAGTTAGTCAGTATCCGGATAGTGACCTTGCAGACAACGCCTTCTACTGGATAGGGGAAATATACTATTCCCACAACGACTATGAGACTGCAGCAGATTACTTCCAGAGAGTGATTGATAAGTACCCTGAAGGGAATAAAGTTCCTGCTGCGATGCTTAAACTTGCCCTCTGCTATAAAGGCATGAACGAGATAGACAGGGCAAAGGAGCTCTTAAAAGAGGTAATTGAGAAGTACCCTGGAACTCCCGAAGCTGGAATAGCGAAGGTGAAACTAATGGAGCTTGAGAGGTAGTTATGGAAATTGACGATAGGGCACTAAAGGGACTTGCCTGTAGGGCCGTTGACCTTTGGCTAAACCTCGAGATAGGTAAGTGTAGGCCGGATAGTAACTACCAGCAGGTTGTGGAGCTCCTAAGGCAAAGGTTTAAGGCTGAAAAACTTAACCCTCTACTTTTAACCTTGGGGCTCCTTGAGATGGCCCTTATAGAGGACGCCTTAAAGGGGAAAACGTACATGTCGGATGAGGAGAGGGAGAAGGTTATTCAGGAGGTGGTTAATTCCCTTGCCGATAACTTTCCCCGGATAGTTGAGGAGATGGAGAAACTCTTAGGAGATATTTCAGATAGAATTAAGGAGTTTAAGCTTTACGCACAAAAGTACAGAGCGGGAGGAGAACCAGATGTCAAGGAAGGTTAAGCTAGCGATAGTTGGAGTTGGAAACTGTGCAAGTTCCCTCGTTCAGGGGATTTACTACTACAAGGGAAAGAATCCTGAGGAAATTACAGGTTTAATGCACTATGACGTTGGCGGTTATAGGCCGTGGGACATTGAAGTTGTTGCTGCGTTTGATATAGACGCTAGGAAAGTAGGTAAGGACGTAAGTAAGGCGATCTTTGAAAAGCCCAACTGTACAAAAGTTTTCTATCCTGATGTTCCGGAAATGGGCGTAGAAGTTCAAATGGGTCCTATAATGGATGGCTTTGCAGAACATATGCTTGAGTACCCTGAAGACCAGAGGTTTGTTCCTGCAGACAGAGAGCCGGTTGACGTAGTTAAGGTCCTTAAAGAGAGTGGTGCAGAGGTAGTTGTGAACTACCTTCCTGTTGGTTCTGAAGAAGCTACAAGGTTCTACGCCCAGTGTGCTCTTGAGGCCGGATGTGCCTTCGTTAACTGTATTCCTGTCTTTATAGCTTCCGATGAAGCTTGGGCTCAAAAGTTTAAAGATGCCGGACTTCCCATAGTTGGGGACGACATAAAGTCCCAGGTTGGAGCTACTATTACTCACAGGGTCCTTGCTACTCTGATGAGCGATAGGGGAGTTCCAATAGATAGAACCTACCAGTTGAACTTTGGAGGGAATACAGACTTTTTAAACATGCTTGAGAGGAAGAGACTGAAGACGAAGAAAGTTTCAAAGACGGAAGCCGTTCGCTCCCTCATTCCTTACCCCATTGATAGCAATAACATCCATATTGGACCCAGCGACTACGTTCCTTGGTTAAAGGACAACAAGATTGCCTACATAAGGCTTGAAGGAAGGCTCTTCGGAGACGTTCCAATGTACATTGAGCTAAAGCTCTCAGTTGAGGACTCTCCAAACAGCGCAGGTAGTGCAATAGACGCTATAAGGTGTGCAAAACTTGCAATGGATAGGGGAATCTCAGGTCCGCTTTACTCAATATCATCTTATACGATGAAACACCCACCGATTCAGTATCCAGACTGGAAGGCTAAGGAGCTCGTAGATAAGTTCATTAAAGGGGAAATTGAGAGGTAGGGATTTTCTTCTCCCTACCCTTTAAACTAACAAACCTCCAGAAGAGCGGCTTACCTTTACCGGTCTGTTTTCCTCATCAACCAGCACTACGGTTGGGGAGAAATTCTCTATTTCATCCTCTGAGAGCTCACAGTAGCTTACAATTATTACTATGTCACCTTTTTGAACCTTCCTTGCTGCTGCTCCGTTTAAGCATACCTCACCGCTTCCTGGCTCTCCCGGTATTACGTAGGTGGAGAACCTCTCTCCGTTGGTGACGTTGTAGATATCAACTTTCTCGTAGGGGAGGATGTCTGCAAGTTTAAGGAGCTCACTGTCAACTGTGATGCTTCCTTCGTAGTTTAAGTCAGCACCGGTTACTGTAGCCCTGTGTATTTTTGACTTGAACATAATCCTCTTCATCAATCTCCCCTCGTGAAAAAATTCGCTACTTAATATATGTTTAGAGTATAGAGACAACAAACTAAAGTGGAGGGAGAGATGGTAAGGTATCCGGCCGTTGCAGGTCAATTCTACCCCGGTTCTCCGGCAGAGTTAAGGGCCTACTTAGAGAGCTTCTGCAGGAGAGATTTACCTAAGGTAAAGGCTAAAGCAGTTGTAGTTCCGCATGCAGGTTATATCTACTCAGGTAAAGTGGCTGGAGAGACCTACAGCAGGGTTGAAATACCTTCAGTTAACGTTGTTATGGGGCCTAACCATACTGGACTTGGAAAACCGGCTTCTGTCTACCCAAGTGGAGTCTGGTTGACTCCCCTTGGCGAAGTAC includes:
- a CDS encoding NADH-quinone oxidoreductase subunit N, with product MNINFLTAVMLLTLTGAFLPVINRLFRISTLLGAVISTFGYLLALFFVLISDQGRTILNSFFTTDEVSRLIGVLILVASWMLMLVVYWIVQKDKFVNELIGSVMISTAGALLLICANNFVSLTIAMELMTMPTYLMVLFSFDEKSIEAGVKYFFNGALAVGFILFGVSILYGLTGEFTFRALVENLFSDPLVALAGIFILAGFGFKITAFPFHFWGPDVYDGTCPGVAALLTGISKSAAFIGLMRVVFEAIPVVAPHFSFIFALIAAVTMTVGNLLALAQKRVSRILAYSSVAHAGYTLVAFAALSVPVSITGILYHSAAYAFMKTAAFLSFAALLYIWGARTMDDYKGLGKREPILAALFLIFLLSLAGVPPMAGFISKVFVFTAAVDAGMTWLALLGLLNSAFSVAYYIWIAKQMYLEEPTIEKPINDTSRLWVVIPLAVMAVILIVLGIYINPVVDASLHYAAKVGF
- a CDS encoding 3'-5' exoribonuclease YhaM family protein, with translation MDLLVKELYELPVGAPFSGTYVVEHVEIKKHRTGEPFLRLVLSDKSGSFTALWWKPPADADLTQFQKGDVVFVSGRIEYFQGTLQPKLTEIKKLKEGDFKPDKFICQSRYPIEEQFEELLNKIETIKNPYLKVLLEKFFYDDQFVELFLRTPAGKTIHHACIGGLLEHTLSVVEICETVAKRFKSIDRDLLITAAILHDIGKVREYSVNVTIERTDEGLLLGHLYMSCEMVAFKISEIDNFPEDLKTKLLHCILAHHGKYEHGSPKMPKTLEAVTLAYADALDSRVKGFEEFIEKQLGNQKGWTRRHFAFEVPIFFDGEINYEEEGTNL
- the purM gene encoding phosphoribosylformylglycinamidine cyclo-ligase encodes the protein MKKKGLTYKDAGVDIEAGERLVDLIKPYAKKTFDKNVLAGIGGFGAGYLLPKGYKEPVLVSGTDGVGTKLKVAQMANVHDTVGIDLVAMCVNDILTVGAKPLFFLDYFATGKLSVETAADVIRGIAKGCEIAGCSLIGGETAEMPDFYPEGEYDLAGFVVGIVDRGSYITGQDIEEGDVILGLSSSGIHSNGYSLVRKLFFEVLNLKVDDVVEELGGKKVYEVLLEPTRIYVKSILSLIDQVRVKGMAHITGGGIPGNLVRVLPEGVKAVIEKGSWEILPIFKFIQEKGNVPEEEMFRTFNMGVGYAVIVSPEDEVRAKEILERAGEKVYTIGRIERGERGVEIR
- the purN gene encoding phosphoribosylglycinamide formyltransferase: MKRIAILASGRGSNFEAIVKAVKSGKIDAEVSVLIVDRKKIGAIEKAEKLGVNWLFFDPSSFPSREEYDRKIVSVLRYLNVDLVCLAGYMKVVSSVFIEAFPNRILNIHPSLLPSFPGLKPHWQAITYGVKISGATVHIVDKGVDTGPIVIQCVVPVSPEDTPETLSEKILKWEHRIYPQAVKWFVDSRVKVDGRKVTVEGADYSKLPVVPALEDF
- a CDS encoding M16 family metallopeptidase, with the protein product MEVIKLKNGLKVLIKHEKGYPVIAGSLFFPLGCSKDRVGGITLLTLRTAFKGSLNYSPLEFSRIQESTGSPFVPDVSCDYSLVKFQLVSKGRERYFQLLVETLEKPGFREESFQVEKSSLIASIRSKRESSFALAYEEVMKRTYSGHPYSKLPYGTVESVSSLGLDDLKVWFSENFIPEGSILSLCGELKGIEKVLVEFEDFETKPVKLNYFDCQMAESSESVIKREGSQQNFILVALNAPSVEGEDYPTYKLLNTILGEGIGSLLFQELREKRGYAYSTGSLFPTRKSSGRLLVYIGTSPDKEEEVKRELHFLLDNLPEFITDERIRRAKEYFKGSYLLDHELRSKRAWYNGFWEVLGKGYGYDREFVERVLSADREELLRAAGELSKSPRFTVVVKDG
- a CDS encoding DUF523 domain-containing protein; this translates as MGRKVLIVSACLVGFNCKYNGGNNSCSLLEEAFSKGLLIPLCPEQLGGLPTPRPPSKITDGDGFLVLEGKARVLTVDGTCLDVTDNFLRGAYETLRAAEKLGERVVACVLKEKSPSCGVRKIYRFSEDSLKDGMGVTAALLKSKGFKILSSDDTETIKEILRELR
- a CDS encoding NAD(P)H-dependent flavin oxidoreductase, which produces MSRLPKLNIKGLVPKYPIIQGGMGAKVSLHRLASAVANAGGIGVISAVLLHEKDRSKPMKTTCKGIPVEEVGLKPYHYAHELAQEIKKAKELAPNGIIGVNIMYALTHFYELLMTAIDAGADLIIQGAGFGKDVFKICNTFDMPLIEIVSTPKGAKLSERLGAAAVIVESGEAGGHLGTMESLWDVLPKIVESVNIPVIAAGGIFDGKDMARAFEIGAKGVQIATRFIATYECDVHQNFKDYIIKAKAEDSIYIKSPVGMPAHAVRNPFTERLEREGKIPHKCPFNCLKTCSGEDSIYCIAEVLLRSAAGDTEKGLVFSGSNVGRVNRMYSVKELIEELVRECEEELKRKNLNFGEEV
- the ybgF gene encoding tol-pal system protein YbgF, with product MRKLILLIPLSLIAFSCVQNQPNTNVSQLQSKVQELSVKVDSTDKKVSSLEERVAKLEDKTAANEEQIYQIKKDLEEIKKTLSQITVSSQPYPSGEKGKSKRQAVVQYGPKDLYREAFNAMEAGDFDRAKELFQQLVSQYPDSDLADNAFYWIGEIYYSHNDYETAADYFQRVIDKYPEGNKVPAAMLKLALCYKGMNEIDRAKELLKEVIEKYPGTPEAGIAKVKLMELER
- a CDS encoding inositol-3-phosphate synthase, with translation MSRKVKLAIVGVGNCASSLVQGIYYYKGKNPEEITGLMHYDVGGYRPWDIEVVAAFDIDARKVGKDVSKAIFEKPNCTKVFYPDVPEMGVEVQMGPIMDGFAEHMLEYPEDQRFVPADREPVDVVKVLKESGAEVVVNYLPVGSEEATRFYAQCALEAGCAFVNCIPVFIASDEAWAQKFKDAGLPIVGDDIKSQVGATITHRVLATLMSDRGVPIDRTYQLNFGGNTDFLNMLERKRLKTKKVSKTEAVRSLIPYPIDSNNIHIGPSDYVPWLKDNKIAYIRLEGRLFGDVPMYIELKLSVEDSPNSAGSAIDAIRCAKLAMDRGISGPLYSISSYTMKHPPIQYPDWKAKELVDKFIKGEIER
- the panD gene encoding aspartate 1-decarboxylase — encoded protein: MKRIMFKSKIHRATVTGADLNYEGSITVDSELLKLADILPYEKVDIYNVTNGERFSTYVIPGEPGSGEVCLNGAAARKVQKGDIVIIVSYCELSEDEIENFSPTVVLVDEENRPVKVSRSSGGLLV